The sequence below is a genomic window from Providencia rettgeri.
TGTCTCCATATTTCATCCTTCAAATTTACCAATATTTGCGTTTAGAACTATGTCTGCGTTTAGAACTATGTTTGCGTTTAGAATAATATATAAAAAAACATACGAGAGATAAGTATAAATACTGTATCGTTTGTTCGTAAAACATACTGTAATAAATTGCCTTCTAAGGTCAAGAGGTGAGGTTCAGGAATTAGTGTAAAGTGTTAAGAATTCTCTAATCAATAACGCTCATTTTTTGTAATATTTGATATGGCTCACAGATTGCTAATCATGGAAGCAAAGATGATTCCCATGCTACACTGTCATTTGATGCAATATAAACAAAAAATATCATAGTTACTAAATGGTATAGTTTTATGACGCTATCAATATGATTGATAGAAATCGTTGATAATAAAGACTATGCTTAAATTGAAGTTAAATACTGAGCAAGAAAGTAATGAGTGATTTTCTAGGCACATTTAAAACTGACGTCGTTTTTAAAGATGAAATAGAGCAAACCTTACAGCCGCCATCGATGTATAAGGTGCTATTAAATAATGACGATTACACGCCGATGGATTTTGTTGTTGAAGTGTTACAAAAATACTTTTCTTTTGATGAAGAACGCGCTACACAGATAATGTTAGATGTCCATATTCAAGGAAAGGGAGTTTGTGGAATTTTTACTGCAGAGGTTGCTGAAACTAAAGCGGCGCAAGTCAATATTTTTGCTCGTGAACATGAGTACCCTTTGCTTTGCACTATAGAGAAAGTCTAACTTGGCTTAATATCAATTTTGGGAGGTGCTTATGCTCAATCAAGAACTAGAGCTTAGTTTAAACGTAGCTTTTACGAAAGCGAAAGACAGTCGCCATGAGTTTATGACTGTAGAGCACCTATTGCTGGCGTTACTGAGTAATATCTCTGCGCGCGAAGCTTTAGATGCTTGTAAGGTTGATCTTGTTGCATTACGTCAAGAACTTGAACACTTCATCGCGCAAACTACACCTTTGTTACCCGAAAATGATAGCAGAGACACCCAGCCTACGTTGAGTTTTCAGCGTGTATTACAGCGCGCTGTTTTTCATGTGCAATCCTCTGGGCGCAACGAAGTCAGCGGTGCAAATGTATTAGTGGCGATTTTTAGTGAGCAAGAGTCCCAAGCTGCGTACTTATTACGGAAACATGATGTTAGCCGCTTAGATGTGGTTAATTATATTTCTCATGGCACGATAAAAGGCGAAGAGTCGTCACCAGAACAAGATATCTCCTCTAATAGCGTGCAAAATGAAGAACAGCCGGTCTCTGAAGACCATATGGACAACTTTACGACTAACCTGAACCAACAGGCCAAGAAGGGGAATATCGACCCGCTGGTAGGGCGTCAGGCCGAATTAGAGCGTACGATTCAAGTACTGTGTCGCCGTCGTAAAAATAACCCATTATTAGTTGGTGAATCAGGTGTTGGTAAAACGGCTATTGCCGAAGGGTTAGCGTGGCGTATTGAGCAAGATGACGTACCTGACGTCATGAAAGGCTGCACAATTTATTCATTAGATATTGGTTCATTACTGGCAGGAACCAAATACCGTGGTGACTTTGAGAAACGCTTCAAAGCATTACTGAAAATGCTGGAAAAAGATCCAAAAAGCATTTTATTTATTGATGAAATTCACACGATCATCGGTGCAGGAGCAGCATCTGGCGGGCAAGTTGACGCGGCTAACTTAATTAAGCCATTACTATCAAGCGGGCGCATTCGTGTTATTGGTTCAACAACATACCAAGAATTCGGCAGTATTTTTGAGAAAGACAGAGCGCTGGCGCGTCGTTTCCAGAAAATTGATATTGTAGAGCCAACACCAGAAGAAACAATTCGTATCATCAATGGGTTAAAACCTAAGTATGAAGCGCACCATGATGTGCGTTATACCGCAAAAGCAATTCAAGCAGCGGTAGATTTATCTATTAAATATATCACTGATAGGCATTTGCCAGATAAAGCCATTGACGTGATTGATGAAGCAGGGGCACGAACGCGACTGGTTGCACCGAGTAAGCGTAAAAAAACCATTGGCGTGCCTGAAATTGAAACTGTCGTGGCACGTATCGCTCGCATCCCTGAAAAAACCGTATCTTCCAGCGATAAAGACAAGCTCAAGACACTTGATTCACGTTTGAAAATGTTAGTTTTTGGGCAAGACAAAGCGATAGATTCGTTGTCTGAAGCTATCAAAATGAATCGGGCAGGTCTAGGGTTAGAAAATAAACCGGTGGGCTCTTTCTTATTTGCTGGGCCGACGGGGGTAGGTAAAACCGAAGTGACCGTCCAGTTAGCGAAAGCGTTGGATATCAAATTGCTGCGATTTGATATGTCTGAATATATGGAGCGTCACACGGTTAGCCGCTTAATTGGCGCGCCTCCTGGCTATGTTGGGTTTGATCAGGGTGGCTTACTGACGGATGCCGTTATTAAACACCCGCATTCAGTGGTGTTGCTGGATGAAATCGAAAAAGCCCATCCTGATGTGTTTAATATCCTATTGCAGGTCATGGATCACGGTACTTTAACGGATAACAACGGCCGTAAGGCGGATTTCCGTAATGTTGTTGTGGTAATGACAACTAATGCAGGGGTACAAGAAACTCAGCGTCGTTCTATTGGCTTTGCAGAGCAAGATAATAGCACTGATGCGATGTCTGAGATCAAAAAGGCGTTCTCACCAGAGTTTCGTAACCGCCTTGATGGCATCATTTGGTTTAACGCATTAACCCCAGAAATTATTACGCAGGTCGTTGATAAATTTATAGTGGAATTACAAGTACAACTTGATGAAAAGGGTGTATCAATTGAAGTTAGCGCCGCGGCTCGCCGCTGGTTGTGTGAGAAAGGCTATGATAAAGCAATGGGTGCCCGACCTATGGCTCGCACCATTCAGGACAACCTGAAAAAACCATTAGCAAACGAGCTGCTATTTGGTTCATTAACGAATGGTGGCTCTGTAAGTATCGGGCTTGATGAAAAAAGTAACACACTGACATACAACTTCAGTAGCGTGCACAAGGCCTCTCCGGAGGATGCGGTATTCTGACGAATAGACCACAGGTGTATCAATGCACCTGTGGTTGTCAGGCCTTGCCTGAAGAGAATATCAACGGCTACGGAAAATGATTCGGCCTTTGCTCAGGTCATAAGGTGTTAACTCTACAGTTACCTTGTCGCCTGTCAGGATGCGGATATAGTTTTTACGCATTTTTCCAGAAATATGAGCAGTCACCACGTGACCGTTTTCCAGTTCAACACGGAACATTGTGTTTGGCAGGGTATCTAAAACTGTGCCCTGCATTTCAATATTGTCTTCTTTGGCCATCTAATCCTCTAAGTTTAATAACCGTGATTTTTAACGGGCAAGATAATGCCCAAAAACCCACACTAAGTAAAGAAATGTCGCATTTTAACGCGAGCTTTATTTTTACATGAGGGTATAAATTTACTATAAAACCAATATTCGTTACTCGAAAATTGGCGGTATTTCAATCGATTGCGGTAACCAGCAGGCGGGGTCAATCGCTTTGTCACGCCACCGGTAAAGAATATGTAAAAAATCCCTACGGGATATCTCTTTCGCGCCCATCGAGGCAGTATGGTGGTTAAGTACCTGACAATCAAAAAGCTGCCCATTATAGCGCAAAAAATGAAAATAGAATGTAATAAAAGCAAATTTAGATGCATCATTCATTCTGCTAAACATAGATTCCCCACAAAACAGGTGCCCCATGTTCACGCCATACAGGCCTCCAACGAGTTTATCGCCATACCAAGCTTCAATGGAATGCGCCATACCTGCTTGGTGTAGTGCTAAATACCCATCTTGAACTTCGGGTAAAATCCATGTGCCTTCTTGGCGTATAGAACAAGCTGCAATAACTTGCTTGAATGCATGGTTAACAGTAATGCGATAAGTCTGCTTTTTTAAAACTTTCTTCATTGACCGGCTAATATGGAGTTCACCAACCATGAGTACGGCTCTAGGGTCTGGAGACCACCATAAAGGCATCTCTCCAGGATTAAACCAAGGAAAGATACCATCATAATAAGCAGCTTGCAGCCTTTTTGATGAAAGATCTCCGCCAATCGCTAATAAGCCATTGGGCTCCCGCATCGCTTCAGACACAGGAGGGAATAAATAGGAGTCATCATCTAATTGGTACATATATGCCTCAGAGCGGTTGCTGTGCCCAGTGGCGCTGGCGGAACTGATAATACTGGCCTTGCATAGCTAACAGCGCTTTATGGGTACCTTGTTCGATGATTTTACCATTATCCATCACACAAATGTTATCCATTTCCTCTAAGCCCTGCATACGGTGAGTAATGACAATTAATGTCTTATCAGCACATTTTTCTTTGAGTAGCGCTAAAATCTGTTGTTCAGTTTGTGCATCAAGCCCTTCTGTTGGTTCATCCATTAGAATTAATGGTGTGTTATGTAACAGCGCACGAGCAATGCCTAAGCGGCGTTGTTCCCCTCCAGAAAGTTGTCTACCGCCTTCACCCATCCACGCATTAAGCTTTAATTCGTTTTCTAATAAATTACCTAAGCCAACTTGCTGTAATACTTCGTTTAATTCGACATCAGACGCTTGTTCATTGGCGAGTAATAAATTATTGCGTAATGTATCACTAAAGACATGAACCCGTTGTGGCACAACAGACATCATATTACGTAACGATTTTTCGCTAAATTCGTTAATAGGCGTGTCATTTAAGTAAATACTGCCGCTATCGACATCCCAAGCACGGGTTAATAATTGGAGTAGCGTTGATTTACCGCAGCCCGTTTTACCTAATAAAGCAAGGTGTTGGCCTTTATTTAACGTTAAAGACACATTGTGAAGAACAGCAAATGGCTGTTCTGGGTAGGTAAATGAAATATTATCGACAGTCAGTTTTTCTAATGTTGCGATTGATGGACTTTCACTTGGGAACGTCACCTCAGGTTTCGCGGTCATTAACTGAGAAACGCGGGTCGCAGACGCAATCACTTGCCCCATATGTTGGAAGGCAACAGCAACAGGGCCTAATGCTTCGAAAGCGGCCAACGCACAGAAAACAAATAAAGCAATCAGTGCCCCCGGTTTAGTATCGCCCCCTACATGTTCAGCTGCCATCCAAAGGAGCAGTGTTGCAGTGATCCCAGAGGCAAACAAAATAATGGCTTGAGATAACCCAGTGAGTGCCGCTTGCTGCTGTTGGCGTACTTGCCATTTTTTTTCAATGTTAAGCAAATTTTGGCGAAAACGTTCTGTGGCACTAAATAATGTTAACTCAGCTTGTCCTTGCAGTGCCGAGGTTAAAATAGTGCGATAACTTCCACGCAATTCGGTTAGCTCACGGCCAATGGGCTTTCCTGCACGATAAAATATAAATGGCATGGTAAACAGTAAAAACAGCATGATGCCACCAAGAGTCCACGCAAGACGAGGGTCAAGATAACTTAAACCAAAAATAAGGACAAAGGTAACAAAAAAGGCCGTAACGATCGGCGATAATACACGTAAATAGAGGTGATCTAGGGTCTCTACGTCAGCGACCAGACGATTGAGTAACTCCCCTTGGCGAAAACGACTGATTCCACCCGGCGAAAGGGGCAATACTTTACTAAAAGCAAAAACTCGTAAATGAGCAAGCACCTTAAAGGTCGCATCGTGGCTAACTAAGCGTTCTCCATAACGGCCTGCGGTACGAAAAATCGCAGCACCACGGACACCCGCCGCGGGTAACATGTAATTAAAATAATAAATACCCGGAAACCCCGCAATTGCGGTTCCAGCTAAAAACCAACCGGAAAGGGTAAGTAAACCAATACTCGCCAGTAAGGTCACAATTGCTAATATGATGCCTAACGTAATTAAAAACCAATGGCGGCGGTAAAGGGCTAAGAAAGGTAATAAAATTTTCATTATCAAAGCTCCTCACTGCGGTGGGCAAGTAACTGGGCAAAAGTGCCTTCTGACTGACTCAATTGTGTGTAATTACCTTGTTGAATGATTTGCCCATTAGCCATTACCCAAATTTGGTCGTAATCAAGGGTTTCTTCCAGTAAATGGGTGACTAAGAGGGTCGTTTGCTGGCTTGATAGCTGGTTAAGTGCCTGCATGACACGTTGCTCACTGTGGGAGTCTAAGCTTGCGGCGGGCTCATCTAAAAGTAGCATACGAGAGGGTTTCAACAGGGTTCGAGCAACGGCAACTCGCTGAGCTTGGCCGACTGAAAGACGGGCAGCATAGTCACCGAGTTTGGTATTTAGACCGTCAGGCAAATGGGCTAAGAATTCGGAAACATAGGCATTATCAATAGCCTGTTGAATTTCTGCCTCTGTAGCATTTGGCTTGCCTAAACAGATGTTTTCAACCAGTGTTTGCTCTGGAAGGTGAGGGTTTTGCCCAACCCAACCCAGTAATTCACGCCATTTATCAGGGCATAATTCACGAAGTTCAATACCATTTACGGTGATAGAGCCGCGATAAGGTAAAAAACCTAACAATAAATTCAGTAATGAGCTTTTTCCTGCGCCACTTTGGCCCACAATGGCAATACGCTGTTGTGGTTCAATATTGAAATCTAACGGCCCTGCAAGGCGTACACCGTCATGGGATAAAATTTCTAACTGTTTAGCTTGAATATAGATAGCCTCATCGCTCAGAGTTTGGGTGCCTTGTTGAGCGCTTTGTTCTCCATCACTGCTTAATAACGTTTCGAGTGTTTCAGCGGCACCAACAGCTTGCGCTTTGGCGTGGTAGTACGTACCAAGATCACGCAATGGTTGGAAAAACTCTGGCGAAAGTATCAGTGCAAGAAAACCAGCAAACAGTGTGACAGGCAAACCATAGCTACCAAAGTTCATTTCGCCAAGATAGGAAAATCCAAAATAGACGGCAACAACAGCAATCGAAATTGACGCAAAAAACTCAAGTACGCCTGAAGACAGAAATGCCATTCTGAGTACTTCCATTGTTCTGGAACGAAAATCCTCTGTTGACTCGCGAATTTGCTTAATTTCTGCTTTTTCACGAAAAAATAACCGTAAGGTATCTAGGCCTCGTAACCTATCAAGAAAACTGCCACTTAAACGGCCTAATGCAATAAAATTACGACGGTTAGCGTCTGCCGCACCTAAGCCGACTAATGCCATAAAAATCGGGATCAGCGGGGCAGTGACAAATAAAATAAGGGCGGCCGCCCAGTTAAATGGGAAAATAGCAATCAGGATCATAATGGGGATGATCCCAGCTAAATACATTTGGGGAAGATAGCGTGAATAGTAATCTTGCATGTCTTCAATTTGTTCAAGAATAATCGTAGCCCAACTGCCCGCAGGCTTACCTTTTACCCACACAGGGCCAACTTCTTGAAGTTTATCGAGTACCATGGTGCGTATTTCTTGGCGTACAACTTGGCCACAACGAAAGCCAACACGTTCTCGTATATAAGTGACAATTGCGCGTAAGACGAAAACGCAGATCAAAAGCATAAAAGGGGTTAATAGCTGTTCTCGAGGAACGTTATCCATAATCAATGCTTGTAAGATAACAGCTAAGAACCAGGCTTGAGCAATAATCAGTAATCCGCTCAAAATGCCTAGTAACATAGAGATCCGCAACCAGCGCTTGGCAGGGGCACTGTGTTGTTTTAACCAACGTACCAATTCAGTCTGTCTTGATTTATCCATAATGATTTAGTTAGCAGGTGTAGTTTTAATGTCATTGAGTATAGTTAGGAAGTACCAACCTAACGTTGCTTTTACCATGCGTTAATTCAGCAGGGCTGTTTTAAACCGCATGAGAACGATAACTTTTTGATCGAGTCACGCATTGGGTAATTATAAGGAAATCTGCGTTTTTGATCTTACCCATAAATTCGAGTATTAGGCTACATCATAACAGCTTCGTCACCATATGTTGCATAATAAAAGTGGGTTATTTAAAGTGATTTGTGTTTTGTTATAAAATTGTTTTGTAAAGGTAAATTTAATATTTCAGTAGAGATTGATATGTAATAATATTGGGATGTTACTGTATTTTTACTTAATGAAAAGACGGCTTAACAAAGAATGTTAAGCCGCCAGCATTTTTAATTAGAATTAAGAACAAGGTCTATTATTAACCATAATGTTGAGAAAAAAATGGCGGATTTTACATGAGTAATTAGGTCGCTTATTGCATAAGGAACAAAAATTGTGAGCAAAATAGTGAGGTATATGGCGGTGCTTAATTGGCTGCGAAGACGATGTCTTGGATCGCGGAAAGTAAGACAATAGTAAAAGAAAAATAACCGCGATGGCATCACGTTCTATGTGTTGCCCATACATTGTATTAATTAATGTTATGCAAAAACAGTATAGGCAGTATTAAAGAAGTTCAGTATAAATTTGCTCTTAAAAATATATGTAAAACTAATAGTTAAGATTGGTATTTAAAATAATAAAATAGGCTTCAAATGATTAAAATTTGAAGCCTATTTAAATCATAGCCATTAATGGTTATTTAGATGCTAAACCATCTAGATAACGTTCGGCATCTAAGGCTGCCATACAACCTGTGCCCGCAGACGTAATTGCTTGGCGGTATATATGGTCCATGACATCACCTGCAGCAAACACACCTTCAACAGAGGTTTGAGTTGCATTACCTTGGGTGCCAGATTGTACTTTAATATAACCGTTATCTAAATCTAGTTGCCCTGCAAAGATGCCTGTATTTGGGCTGTGGCCGATGGCAATAAACGCCCCCATGACAGGGATATCTTCAGTTGTATGTGTTTTAGTACACTCTAAACGCACACCGGTTACGCCCATATCATCACCTAATACTTCATTTAATGTACGGTCTGTATGCAGAATAATATTACCGTTTTCAACTTTATCCATTAAACGATTGATAAGGATTTTTTCTGCACGGAAACTATCACGACGATGAATAAGATGCACTTCTGAAGCGATATTAGAAAGATACAATGCTTCTTCTACCGCTGTGTTTCCACCGCCAACGACAGCGACTTTTTGGTTACGATAGAAAAAACCATCACAGGTTGCACAAGCTGAAACGCCACGGCCTTTGAACGCTTCTTCTGAAGGCAGACCGATATAACGCGCGGAAGCCCCTGTTGCAATAATCAAAGCGTCACAGGTATATTCATTTTCATCGCCAATTAAACGGAAAGGACGTTGTTTTAAGTCCACTTTTTGGATATGGTCAGAAATGATTTCGGTTTCAAATTTTGCTGCGTGCTCATGCATGCGTTCCATAAGCCCTGGACCAGTTAAACCTTCTGGGTCACCAGGCCAGTTTTCAACGTCAGTTGTGGTGGTCAATTGACCGCCTTTTTCCACCCCAGTAATCAAAGCTGGGTTTAAGTTTGCACGTGCGGCATAAACTGCTGCAGTATAGCCCGCAGGGCCAGAACCAAGAATGATTAACTTGCGATGTGTTGTTGTGCTCATGAATTCCTCTTTAATCTAAAAAGCATTTACAAGATTGTAGGAGAAATAAGAGACTAACAAAAGTGGTTTAAGTATAAGTTAGTTTTATTTAGCTTATTTTATCAATAGGTAATGCCTATAAAATGTAACAAAAAGTTACTTGTGTCACGCATCACAATTTTTAGGAATTATCTTGAATTAAGGCTGCGAAACGTTTTACTGGAAAAAAAAGCGAAATCTTGTACTGATTTTTATTCATTTGCTTTGACAATCGGCTGCGCATTTGCGAAAACATCAGTGTAAGAGTTAATTATCTAGCGGATAAATGGAAATGGCGCATTTTTGTTCTTATTGGAAGATTAACTTTACACTACTTACAAATTTAAAAGACAAGTAAAAATTGTGGGTGATACTTACATTCACACTAACTTCAGCATTATGAATAAAATTTGCTCCTGAACACAAATTCCTAAATGAATAAAGGTGGTGGCTAAGGTGCTTATTTTAAGATGTAGAAAATAACAATTAGAGAAAGAGAGATAAAGAGATGATTGACAATAAAAAGCGTCCTGGCAAAGACCTTGACCGTATCGACAGGAATATATTAAACGAGCTACAAAAAGACGGGCGAATTTCTAACGTAGAATTATCTAAACGAGTGGGGCTATCACCAACACCTTGTTTAGAGCGTGTACGTCGTCTTGAGAGACAAGGATTTATCTCTGGCTATACGGCGTTATTAAACCCACACTACTTAGATGCATCTTTGCTTGTATTTGTTGAGATTACACTCAACCGTGGCGCTGCAGATGTGTTTGAGCAATTCAACACTGCAGTTCAAAAACTGGAAGAAATTCAAGAATGTCACTTAGTTTCTGGTGACTTTGACTACTTGTTGAAAACGCGTGTGCCTGATATGTCCGCATATCGTAAACTTTTAGGTGAAACTCTGTTACGTTTACCAGGCGTGAACGATACTCGCACCTATGTCGTTATGGAAGAAGTTAAACAAAGCAATCGTTTAGTGATCAAAACTCGCTAATTATTGCTTTTTTAACCTCAATTCAGCACAGCATTTCAGCTTTGTTGCCGCACTGCAGTTTCAACGCTGAGTTTACTCAGCGTTGTTCCGTTTTTCTCACCTCATCTGTTGCTTTATCAAAACGCCGTATTTTGTTGTTTAATAGCTTCAATTGGTTGCTATCTAAAACTTTCTATTGTGTTTTACGTCAATTACTTAGCAATTGATAAATTTTATTTCCAATTTATTGATTCTAAAGCTATAAATATTTAGGATTTTTGACGAGAAATAGAAATTGAATCATCATACATTAGATGGAATACTGCATCTTAGTGCTTTGGTGAGGCCCTGATTTCCCTTAGTCGTTGTAAAGCAGGCAGAGTCAGGGGTTTAATGGTAGAATAAATCTAAGTTAGTCAAGAACATCAGTTAGCAAAGAAACAATAATGAGCCAAGAATATACAGAAGATAAACATATCAAATTTAAAAAACTAAGTAGCGGAAGACGGCTATTAGAGGTTATTTTGCTCGCAATATGCTTGAGCGCTCTCTTCTTAATGGTGGCTTTATTGAGCTTCAGCCCTTCTGATCCAAGCTGGTCACAAACGACTTGGAATGCCCCTGTACAGAATCTAGGAGGGAGTGTTGGTTCATGGAGTGCAGATATCCTTTTCTCTGCTTTTGGTATTCTTGCATTTGCAATCCCTCCATTATTGCTTTTAGGGTGTTGGGCGATTTTCCAATATGAAAGTCAACGCCGATATATTGACTTTTTCTCTTTATCATTAAGATTAATTGGTGGGCTAGCACTTATTTTATCCTCTTGTGGTCTCGCGGCTCTCAATTTTGACGACTTGCCTAACTTCGCCTCTGGCGGTGTGATTGGCAGCGTATTTAGTAGTGCAATTATGCCGTGGTTCAATTCATTAGGTGCCACTTTAGCATTACTGTTTTTATGGGCGATAAGCTTTACGCTGTTTACTGGGTGGTCATGGCTTACCATTGCAGAAAAAATTGGTGCTGCCGTTCTTCTCCCGATCACGTTGCTAACAAATCGAGCAAGGGGAGACGATTTAGATGATTATGATTACGATGTTGAAGAAACTGAAGGGGCTTTACAGCGTGCGCAAGAA
It includes:
- the cydC gene encoding heme ABC transporter ATP-binding protein/permease CydC, encoding MKILLPFLALYRRHWFLITLGIILAIVTLLASIGLLTLSGWFLAGTAIAGFPGIYYFNYMLPAAGVRGAAIFRTAGRYGERLVSHDATFKVLAHLRVFAFSKVLPLSPGGISRFRQGELLNRLVADVETLDHLYLRVLSPIVTAFFVTFVLIFGLSYLDPRLAWTLGGIMLFLLFTMPFIFYRAGKPIGRELTELRGSYRTILTSALQGQAELTLFSATERFRQNLLNIEKKWQVRQQQQAALTGLSQAIILFASGITATLLLWMAAEHVGGDTKPGALIALFVFCALAAFEALGPVAVAFQHMGQVIASATRVSQLMTAKPEVTFPSESPSIATLEKLTVDNISFTYPEQPFAVLHNVSLTLNKGQHLALLGKTGCGKSTLLQLLTRAWDVDSGSIYLNDTPINEFSEKSLRNMMSVVPQRVHVFSDTLRNNLLLANEQASDVELNEVLQQVGLGNLLENELKLNAWMGEGGRQLSGGEQRRLGIARALLHNTPLILMDEPTEGLDAQTEQQILALLKEKCADKTLIVITHRMQGLEEMDNICVMDNGKIIEQGTHKALLAMQGQYYQFRQRHWAQQPL
- the cydD gene encoding heme ABC transporter permease/ATP-binding protein CydD; translation: MDKSRQTELVRWLKQHSAPAKRWLRISMLLGILSGLLIIAQAWFLAVILQALIMDNVPREQLLTPFMLLICVFVLRAIVTYIRERVGFRCGQVVRQEIRTMVLDKLQEVGPVWVKGKPAGSWATIILEQIEDMQDYYSRYLPQMYLAGIIPIMILIAIFPFNWAAALILFVTAPLIPIFMALVGLGAADANRRNFIALGRLSGSFLDRLRGLDTLRLFFREKAEIKQIRESTEDFRSRTMEVLRMAFLSSGVLEFFASISIAVVAVYFGFSYLGEMNFGSYGLPVTLFAGFLALILSPEFFQPLRDLGTYYHAKAQAVGAAETLETLLSSDGEQSAQQGTQTLSDEAIYIQAKQLEILSHDGVRLAGPLDFNIEPQQRIAIVGQSGAGKSSLLNLLLGFLPYRGSITVNGIELRELCPDKWRELLGWVGQNPHLPEQTLVENICLGKPNATEAEIQQAIDNAYVSEFLAHLPDGLNTKLGDYAARLSVGQAQRVAVARTLLKPSRMLLLDEPAASLDSHSEQRVMQALNQLSSQQTTLLVTHLLEETLDYDQIWVMANGQIIQQGNYTQLSQSEGTFAQLLAHRSEEL
- the trxB gene encoding thioredoxin-disulfide reductase, which translates into the protein MSTTTHRKLIILGSGPAGYTAAVYAARANLNPALITGVEKGGQLTTTTDVENWPGDPEGLTGPGLMERMHEHAAKFETEIISDHIQKVDLKQRPFRLIGDENEYTCDALIIATGASARYIGLPSEEAFKGRGVSACATCDGFFYRNQKVAVVGGGNTAVEEALYLSNIASEVHLIHRRDSFRAEKILINRLMDKVENGNIILHTDRTLNEVLGDDMGVTGVRLECTKTHTTEDIPVMGAFIAIGHSPNTGIFAGQLDLDNGYIKVQSGTQGNATQTSVEGVFAAGDVMDHIYRQAITSAGTGCMAALDAERYLDGLASK
- the clpS gene encoding ATP-dependent Clp protease adapter ClpS produces the protein MSDFLGTFKTDVVFKDEIEQTLQPPSMYKVLLNNDDYTPMDFVVEVLQKYFSFDEERATQIMLDVHIQGKGVCGIFTAEVAETKAAQVNIFAREHEYPLLCTIEKV
- the aat gene encoding leucyl/phenylalanyl-tRNA--protein transferase, whose amino-acid sequence is MYQLDDDSYLFPPVSEAMREPNGLLAIGGDLSSKRLQAAYYDGIFPWFNPGEMPLWWSPDPRAVLMVGELHISRSMKKVLKKQTYRITVNHAFKQVIAACSIRQEGTWILPEVQDGYLALHQAGMAHSIEAWYGDKLVGGLYGVNMGHLFCGESMFSRMNDASKFAFITFYFHFLRYNGQLFDCQVLNHHTASMGAKEISRRDFLHILYRWRDKAIDPACWLPQSIEIPPIFE
- the infA gene encoding translation initiation factor IF-1 — its product is MAKEDNIEMQGTVLDTLPNTMFRVELENGHVVTAHISGKMRKNYIRILTGDKVTVELTPYDLSKGRIIFRSR
- the clpA gene encoding ATP-dependent Clp protease ATP-binding subunit ClpA, which codes for MLNQELELSLNVAFTKAKDSRHEFMTVEHLLLALLSNISAREALDACKVDLVALRQELEHFIAQTTPLLPENDSRDTQPTLSFQRVLQRAVFHVQSSGRNEVSGANVLVAIFSEQESQAAYLLRKHDVSRLDVVNYISHGTIKGEESSPEQDISSNSVQNEEQPVSEDHMDNFTTNLNQQAKKGNIDPLVGRQAELERTIQVLCRRRKNNPLLVGESGVGKTAIAEGLAWRIEQDDVPDVMKGCTIYSLDIGSLLAGTKYRGDFEKRFKALLKMLEKDPKSILFIDEIHTIIGAGAASGGQVDAANLIKPLLSSGRIRVIGSTTYQEFGSIFEKDRALARRFQKIDIVEPTPEETIRIINGLKPKYEAHHDVRYTAKAIQAAVDLSIKYITDRHLPDKAIDVIDEAGARTRLVAPSKRKKTIGVPEIETVVARIARIPEKTVSSSDKDKLKTLDSRLKMLVFGQDKAIDSLSEAIKMNRAGLGLENKPVGSFLFAGPTGVGKTEVTVQLAKALDIKLLRFDMSEYMERHTVSRLIGAPPGYVGFDQGGLLTDAVIKHPHSVVLLDEIEKAHPDVFNILLQVMDHGTLTDNNGRKADFRNVVVVMTTNAGVQETQRRSIGFAEQDNSTDAMSEIKKAFSPEFRNRLDGIIWFNALTPEIITQVVDKFIVELQVQLDEKGVSIEVSAAARRWLCEKGYDKAMGARPMARTIQDNLKKPLANELLFGSLTNGGSVSIGLDEKSNTLTYNFSSVHKASPEDAVF
- the lrp gene encoding leucine-responsive transcriptional regulator Lrp, translating into MIDNKKRPGKDLDRIDRNILNELQKDGRISNVELSKRVGLSPTPCLERVRRLERQGFISGYTALLNPHYLDASLLVFVEITLNRGAADVFEQFNTAVQKLEEIQECHLVSGDFDYLLKTRVPDMSAYRKLLGETLLRLPGVNDTRTYVVMEEVKQSNRLVIKTR